A genomic segment from Paenibacillus sp. FSL K6-1096 encodes:
- a CDS encoding S8 family serine peptidase, translated as MIPGAAFAASSLKTPVAGKQLPTLVQANQPYISPQINTKSSNQVRVIVQLSGQPAAVGKYAARQGISALARTATEAAVKSQQAEVLDQAEAKGIDLSVNYKYDTVLNGFEVTVPADKIPDLAKIPGVTSIYPNSTWYALPDQTVTEATYRNDNAPLQQIHADWAADKGLTGKGLKVGVIDTGVDYTHPDIAPAYKGGYDSFYQDNDPYEEVPLTPEEDEEYGVGYAGTYHGTHVAGTIIGQYAATGDIAQKGVAPGAELYVYKVLGRNIEKPNTSSGSSAQVIDGIERSVKDGMDVINLSLGSDSEKDVNSPDVIAINNAVLSGVTAVIANGNNGEAGYFSMGSPAASQLGISVGAVNSPIKAFSGEFKAEITGSVTSVTYDTYNPFHVMAYELGQTDFANIIGTEPVKVFYANLGANEDYPEGNFDEKTVVLVSRGDLAFVDKIANAKAHGAIAIAIFNGNFQTVEGKKVAILDEDYTDRSDFIGTNLGDGYDNIPTLDLKGSPGRALARAIVANGDKPAYFTFDSEYPMDMTAGDEVTSFSSLGPNFDGKLSIKPDIVAPGDGVLSTWPAYGKDHPGTDYSKAYNRISGTSMATPHVAGLALLLKQAHPTYTPLDIRAALANTADPVFYKGAPEDFYLQGPGRANVENAIKTPALLQSIEPISILDKNFVPQNVINYNPSTSFGTLLPGSEASQALQLKNLSDTALTYSASVEWNYGDPGHVTATLDKSSVTAAAKGASTFNLKINVAGDSVPQMLQGNVVLEAAGQPTLHLPFAISVDKTTEQPDWGTGIQEATLSQPIVYTNSGAVLNYKLKADDINYYEVNLIGLDDVKKGSFQVSTTGEPDKFFEPGNYSTVISSTYHPYDHNGDPILDAGGNPAVASLTDGVYKLEILGIKAKDNTKTPIKIDYNKDEYYSAYTSFRFITASDSGSGGSGGGGGGGTVVTPTPVAVPAAVKSLVEEGVQQVSVTPLTASKDGVTTVTVSDSDLKAALDKAASAKTAIVISVGSIADKSAELSLTAEQLKLLAGAQAGSTVIVNIAGSAVALPVSLLAASPAGQSLKLVIKQEPDAASKLIAGTPGAKVIGTPVSYEATWNTATSSTYVNVPTNVFIKRSFTVPGKIESKTAGVLFEKDGLVTPVASVFTPQADETTLVTVSRPGFSVYAAVSKPAAAFTDIANSKSAAAIQTLADKLIIQGTSATTFAPQSNLTRAEFTALLTRALGLRTDAAVTFSDVKASDWYAKDIAAASKAGLILGIGNGKFAPTQKVTRQELAVILDRALKLTGTELKATANPSFTTYTDSAKVAPYAKDSLQALTKAGIFASESGIAFNPTAPATRETAAAALYELLSKTGLIE; from the coding sequence ATGATTCCGGGCGCAGCCTTCGCGGCCAGCAGCTTGAAGACACCCGTGGCAGGCAAACAGCTGCCAACCTTAGTTCAAGCCAATCAGCCTTACATTTCTCCACAGATCAATACCAAATCCTCGAATCAGGTCCGGGTTATCGTTCAGCTCAGCGGCCAGCCTGCGGCGGTCGGCAAATATGCCGCCAGACAAGGAATCAGCGCACTTGCCAGAACGGCAACTGAAGCTGCGGTGAAGAGCCAGCAGGCTGAAGTACTCGATCAGGCAGAAGCCAAGGGCATCGACCTGTCCGTCAATTACAAGTACGACACCGTATTGAACGGCTTCGAGGTCACGGTTCCGGCAGACAAAATTCCTGATCTGGCCAAGATTCCCGGCGTAACTTCCATCTATCCGAACAGCACCTGGTACGCGCTTCCTGATCAGACAGTGACTGAAGCAACGTACAGAAACGATAATGCTCCCCTGCAGCAGATTCATGCCGACTGGGCGGCAGACAAAGGCCTCACCGGTAAAGGACTGAAGGTAGGCGTAATCGACACCGGTGTTGACTACACACATCCGGATATTGCTCCTGCCTATAAAGGCGGTTATGACTCCTTCTACCAGGACAATGACCCCTATGAAGAAGTTCCGCTGACTCCTGAAGAAGATGAAGAATATGGTGTAGGTTATGCGGGAACTTACCACGGCACGCATGTAGCCGGCACCATCATCGGCCAGTATGCAGCAACAGGCGATATTGCGCAGAAGGGCGTAGCTCCAGGAGCAGAACTGTACGTCTACAAAGTATTGGGACGCAATATTGAGAAACCGAACACTTCCTCCGGTTCATCCGCTCAAGTCATTGACGGAATTGAACGTTCGGTGAAGGACGGCATGGATGTCATTAACCTGTCGCTCGGCTCCGATTCCGAGAAAGATGTCAATTCCCCGGATGTCATTGCGATTAATAACGCTGTACTCTCTGGAGTAACTGCTGTAATTGCCAATGGGAACAACGGGGAAGCAGGTTATTTCTCTATGGGTTCCCCTGCTGCCTCTCAGCTCGGAATTTCGGTAGGTGCCGTTAACAGCCCTATCAAAGCGTTCTCCGGCGAGTTCAAGGCAGAGATTACGGGTTCAGTCACTTCAGTGACTTATGACACCTATAATCCGTTTCATGTTATGGCCTATGAACTGGGTCAAACAGACTTTGCCAATATCATTGGAACAGAGCCGGTTAAAGTGTTCTACGCTAATTTAGGCGCAAATGAAGATTACCCGGAAGGAAATTTCGATGAGAAAACTGTTGTTCTGGTATCCCGTGGCGATCTAGCCTTTGTAGACAAGATTGCTAATGCAAAAGCTCATGGAGCCATTGCAATCGCCATCTTTAACGGTAATTTCCAGACAGTAGAGGGTAAGAAAGTAGCTATTCTGGATGAGGACTATACGGACCGTTCTGACTTTATCGGTACCAACCTTGGCGATGGGTATGACAATATCCCTACGCTGGACCTTAAGGGCTCCCCAGGCCGCGCTTTAGCCAGAGCCATTGTTGCTAACGGCGACAAACCTGCTTATTTTACTTTTGACTCCGAATATCCGATGGATATGACCGCAGGCGATGAAGTGACCAGCTTCTCCTCGCTGGGGCCGAACTTCGACGGTAAATTAAGCATTAAGCCGGACATCGTAGCTCCTGGTGACGGAGTGCTGTCTACGTGGCCGGCTTATGGCAAAGATCATCCAGGAACAGATTATTCCAAAGCATACAACCGTATTAGCGGTACAAGTATGGCAACACCTCATGTGGCGGGCTTGGCACTGTTGCTCAAGCAGGCACATCCAACCTATACTCCATTAGACATTCGTGCCGCTCTGGCGAACACGGCAGATCCGGTGTTCTACAAGGGTGCTCCTGAAGACTTCTATCTTCAAGGTCCTGGACGCGCTAATGTAGAGAATGCAATTAAAACTCCGGCGTTGCTGCAATCCATTGAGCCGATCTCCATTCTGGACAAGAACTTTGTCCCGCAGAATGTGATCAACTATAATCCGTCTACAAGCTTTGGCACCCTGCTTCCCGGTTCTGAAGCTAGCCAAGCGCTGCAATTGAAGAATTTAAGCGATACGGCGCTTACCTATTCAGCTTCCGTGGAATGGAACTATGGTGATCCAGGGCATGTAACTGCTACACTGGACAAATCATCGGTAACTGCTGCTGCGAAAGGTGCTTCCACCTTCAACCTGAAGATTAATGTTGCGGGTGACAGCGTGCCGCAAATGCTGCAAGGTAATGTCGTCCTGGAAGCAGCCGGACAGCCAACTCTGCACTTGCCGTTTGCAATCAGTGTAGACAAGACGACCGAACAACCTGATTGGGGCACAGGCATTCAAGAGGCAACGCTGAGCCAGCCAATTGTTTACACCAATTCAGGTGCCGTTCTGAACTACAAATTGAAAGCTGATGACATTAACTACTACGAAGTGAACCTGATTGGTCTTGATGATGTCAAGAAAGGTTCCTTCCAGGTATCCACGACCGGTGAACCGGATAAGTTCTTCGAGCCTGGAAACTATAGCACGGTTATATCATCTACCTACCATCCGTATGACCACAACGGTGATCCAATTCTGGATGCTGGCGGCAACCCGGCAGTAGCCAGCCTGACCGATGGGGTCTACAAGCTTGAGATTCTCGGCATTAAAGCCAAAGATAATACGAAGACACCGATCAAGATTGACTATAACAAAGATGAATACTACAGCGCTTATACCTCATTCCGCTTTATCACTGCTTCTGACAGTGGAAGCGGCGGAAGTGGCGGCGGTGGAGGTGGCGGTACAGTAGTAACGCCGACTCCAGTGGCAGTACCTGCAGCGGTTAAATCTCTTGTGGAAGAAGGCGTTCAACAGGTATCTGTAACACCTCTGACCGCCTCGAAGGATGGCGTAACCACTGTAACAGTAAGCGACAGCGATCTGAAGGCTGCTCTGGACAAAGCCGCTTCGGCCAAGACAGCCATTGTGATTTCTGTGGGCAGTATCGCAGACAAGTCGGCTGAACTGAGCCTGACGGCTGAGCAGCTCAAATTGCTGGCGGGTGCTCAAGCAGGCAGCACCGTTATTGTAAATATCGCCGGATCTGCTGTAGCCTTGCCGGTATCCCTGCTGGCCGCTTCTCCTGCGGGCCAGAGCCTCAAGCTTGTGATCAAGCAAGAGCCGGATGCAGCAAGCAAGCTGATTGCAGGTACTCCGGGTGCCAAGGTGATTGGAACCCCGGTATCCTATGAAGCTACATGGAATACAGCAACAAGCAGCACTTATGTTAACGTTCCAACCAATGTGTTCATCAAGCGTTCCTTCACTGTACCTGGCAAGATTGAATCGAAAACTGCTGGCGTACTGTTTGAAAAAGACGGACTGGTGACTCCGGTTGCTTCAGTCTTCACACCACAGGCCGATGAAACAACATTGGTTACCGTTAGCCGTCCAGGCTTCTCCGTATATGCCGCAGTCAGCAAACCGGCTGCCGCCTTCACGGACATCGCTAACTCCAAGTCTGCTGCCGCTATTCAGACCTTGGCGGATAAGCTGATTATCCAGGGTACCTCGGCAACAACCTTCGCGCCGCAGAGCAATCTGACCCGCGCTGAGTTCACAGCACTGTTGACCCGCGCACTGGGTCTGCGGACAGATGCTGCTGTAACCTTCTCGGATGTGAAGGCATCTGACTGGTATGCCAAGGATATAGCTGCCGCTTCCAAGGCCGGCCTGATTCTGGGTATCGGCAATGGCAAGTTTGCCCCAACCCAGAAGGTAACCCGTCAGGAGCTGGCCGTCATTCTCGACAGAGCCTTGAAGCTGACTGGAACCGAACTGAAGGCTACTGCTAATCCTTCGTTCACGACCTACACCGACAGCGCTAAGGTAGCCCCTTACGCCAAGGACAGCCTGCAAGCCCTGACCAAAGCCGGCATCTTCGCCAGCGAATCGGGAATTGCCTTCAATCCAAC
- a CDS encoding YfhD family protein: protein MDRENSKIFSKTEKMKMLYEAKEEDVEFSAAEADQDDLEAMDRSREADKRQLDEIMKKE, encoded by the coding sequence ATGGACAGAGAGAACTCGAAGATTTTCTCCAAAACGGAAAAAATGAAAATGCTCTATGAAGCGAAGGAGGAGGATGTTGAATTCTCGGCCGCTGAAGCGGATCAGGATGATCTGGAGGCCATGGACCGTTCACGGGAGGCCGACAAACGGCAGCTCGATGAGATCATGAAGAAGGAGTAG
- a CDS encoding RNA polymerase sigma factor, with protein MVHDTADAEDLCQEVFITLFRSEWQSIEYLKAWIMKITVNTCLNHLKRRSSLQQKLADHLHMFRESPQPPVDKLVEQKETKLEWAGYMSRLPIKLRAVLTLRYMHDFSLEEIRRMLDIPLGTVKSRQHKGLRMMKKILEEEGIEPITREDEEYGQNRSAIKASLK; from the coding sequence ATGGTGCATGATACTGCCGATGCCGAGGACCTGTGCCAGGAGGTGTTTATCACTCTTTTCCGCAGCGAATGGCAGAGCATTGAATACCTGAAGGCCTGGATTATGAAAATTACCGTCAACACTTGTCTGAACCATCTGAAGCGCCGGAGCAGCCTGCAGCAGAAGCTGGCAGACCACCTTCATATGTTCAGGGAGAGTCCGCAGCCGCCGGTTGACAAGCTGGTGGAGCAGAAGGAGACGAAGCTGGAGTGGGCGGGATATATGTCCCGTCTGCCAATAAAGCTCAGAGCGGTACTGACCCTGCGGTACATGCATGATTTCAGTCTGGAGGAGATCCGCCGGATGCTGGACATCCCGCTGGGGACCGTCAAATCGAGACAGCACAAAGGGCTGCGCATGATGAAGAAGATTCTGGAAGAAGAGGGTATTGAGCCGATCACGAGGGAGGATGAAGAATATGGACAGAACCGAAGCGCAATTAAAGCGTCGCTTAAATGA
- a CDS encoding methyl-accepting chemotaxis protein, whose product MDNPAGQVVTDALVVRALEKNLALIRFDLDRRVAYVNEVFASSMKYKVEEMYGMQHRQLCFPAFVNSPDYELFWENLMAGRSFQDKIERMDAEGHSVWLEATYMPVFDETSTHVIGVSKVATNITARQNNMTQVVKLLQGMAYSLNQRSDKGIERSQELLQSIDRIAEVSSENTETLQSLQKQAAAIRGVVQTIRDIASQTHLLALNAAIEAAHAGEFGRGFDVVAKEVRKLSGMVQDQITEVRDSVLAITEEVGRISTGLNLVQENVEVSQQQIQVALDEFTLIASSAQELDSQAREVMNMI is encoded by the coding sequence ATGGATAATCCAGCAGGCCAAGTAGTTACAGATGCACTGGTTGTCAGAGCTTTGGAAAAGAACCTCGCCTTGATCCGCTTCGATCTGGACCGGCGTGTCGCTTACGTTAATGAGGTTTTTGCCAGCTCAATGAAATACAAGGTGGAGGAGATGTACGGGATGCAGCACAGGCAGCTGTGCTTCCCTGCATTCGTAAACAGTCCGGATTATGAGCTTTTCTGGGAGAACCTTATGGCCGGGCGGAGCTTTCAGGACAAGATTGAACGGATGGACGCCGAGGGGCATTCGGTCTGGCTCGAAGCTACATATATGCCAGTCTTCGATGAGACCAGTACCCATGTCATTGGCGTGTCTAAGGTCGCAACCAATATTACAGCGAGACAGAATAATATGACTCAAGTAGTGAAGCTGCTGCAGGGGATGGCGTACAGCCTCAATCAGCGTTCTGACAAAGGCATTGAGCGGAGCCAGGAGCTGCTGCAGAGTATTGATAGAATAGCAGAGGTATCAAGTGAAAATACTGAAACGCTGCAGAGCCTGCAGAAGCAGGCGGCAGCCATCCGAGGTGTGGTGCAGACGATCCGTGATATTGCCTCCCAGACCCACCTGCTCGCTCTGAATGCCGCAATTGAGGCAGCCCATGCCGGAGAATTCGGACGGGGCTTCGACGTTGTCGCCAAGGAGGTCAGGAAGCTGTCCGGCATGGTACAGGATCAGATTACCGAGGTGCGGGACAGCGTTCTGGCCATTACGGAGGAAGTGGGCAGAATATCAACCGGGCTGAACCTGGTCCAGGAGAATGTGGAGGTCAGCCAGCAGCAGATCCAGGTCGCCCTGGATGAATTCACGCTGATTGCCAGCTCGGCGCAGGAACTGGACAGCCAGGCGCGCGAAGTGATGAATATGATCTAA
- a CDS encoding DUF4179 domain-containing protein encodes MDRTEAQLKRRLNEDQELIYPDFEQMWGRIEQAGYASSKNSSRAGAGSAVRHRNWRKVTVIASFSVVLMAVPVYAAVQYDWGSLLNDRSGVEAALSQNLGQPLGQTITKDGVTLTLHTALSDENRTVILYSLDVGGDKGNVIWDVNGMSLKDANGNGNDMESNYQQWDETTKRYNGYFETDWSPDQETVKVSLTAKGIQSYSQQEVDLKLDTESPERQSFPVNQDGLESFSVQPFKQDNERLMLSTGTVFSDPEARKLASPQIMAYRDGQLVKKSQGSVMGKPGDNGEYTSLEYYKPADVPKDETTYKLSYTKLERNIDGPWTFDFELSKKQMAGATMKTALNLPLEAGDSLNTIEQMVVTPTQIRVTARSQDKFPQLPYVNYALEVNGQKLEGGLWYTGSKDPKQVTLRFERPADLEITKDTQITLVGKYKVTLHEDDKAPLELKNISSEKQTLIRQTGGYPVQWTYYLQGTDLYVETKSDDPNFGGVNQTYIRKGKDRLIGSIVTTNFRGEGKNHSIDKYKDFKGTEASIYMFYYTTNEPDKETRVQLQGQ; translated from the coding sequence ATGGACAGAACCGAAGCGCAATTAAAGCGTCGCTTAAATGAGGATCAGGAGCTGATCTATCCGGATTTTGAGCAGATGTGGGGCAGGATTGAGCAGGCCGGATATGCTTCATCCAAGAACAGCAGCCGTGCCGGAGCAGGGAGTGCGGTCCGCCACCGCAATTGGCGCAAGGTCACAGTGATTGCCTCATTCAGCGTAGTCCTGATGGCGGTTCCCGTATATGCTGCTGTGCAATATGATTGGGGCAGCCTGCTTAATGACCGTAGCGGGGTAGAGGCGGCGCTGTCGCAGAACCTGGGCCAGCCGCTGGGCCAGACGATTACCAAGGATGGGGTAACGCTGACACTGCATACGGCGCTCTCTGATGAGAACCGTACAGTGATTCTCTACAGCCTGGATGTCGGGGGAGACAAGGGCAACGTCATTTGGGATGTAAATGGAATGTCCCTTAAGGATGCCAATGGCAACGGCAATGACATGGAATCCAACTACCAGCAGTGGGACGAGACAACCAAGCGGTACAACGGTTATTTCGAGACAGACTGGAGTCCGGACCAGGAGACGGTCAAAGTAAGCCTGACTGCAAAAGGGATTCAGTCTTACTCCCAGCAGGAGGTAGACTTGAAGCTGGATACGGAATCACCGGAGCGGCAGAGCTTCCCGGTCAACCAGGATGGACTGGAGTCGTTCAGCGTTCAGCCTTTCAAGCAGGATAACGAGCGTCTGATGCTATCCACAGGCACTGTTTTTTCCGACCCTGAAGCAAGAAAGCTGGCATCCCCGCAAATTATGGCATACCGGGACGGGCAACTTGTTAAGAAATCTCAGGGAAGCGTAATGGGCAAACCGGGAGACAATGGAGAATATACCTCCCTTGAGTATTACAAGCCTGCTGATGTGCCGAAGGATGAAACCACGTATAAACTCAGTTACACTAAGCTTGAACGCAATATTGATGGTCCATGGACGTTCGATTTCGAGCTGAGCAAGAAGCAAATGGCCGGTGCTACGATGAAGACCGCTCTGAATTTGCCGCTGGAGGCAGGAGACTCGTTGAACACGATTGAGCAGATGGTGGTAACGCCTACACAGATCCGTGTGACTGCCCGGAGCCAAGATAAGTTTCCTCAATTGCCGTATGTTAATTATGCACTTGAGGTGAACGGCCAGAAGCTGGAAGGCGGATTATGGTATACGGGCTCTAAGGACCCTAAGCAGGTCACACTGCGCTTTGAGCGGCCGGCGGATCTTGAGATTACCAAAGACACACAAATAACGCTTGTGGGAAAATATAAAGTAACCTTGCATGAGGATGACAAGGCACCGCTTGAATTAAAGAACATCTCCAGCGAGAAGCAGACGCTAATCCGGCAAACCGGCGGCTATCCGGTACAGTGGACCTACTATCTGCAGGGTACAGATCTCTACGTGGAGACGAAGAGCGATGATCCGAACTTTGGCGGCGTGAATCAGACTTACATTCGTAAGGGGAAAGACCGGCTCATCGGCAGCATTGTAACCACGAATTTCAGAGGAGAAGGAAAAAACCACAGTATCGATAAGTATAAAGATTTCAAAGGCACAGAGGCTTCAATATACATGTTCTATTACACTACGAACGAGCCGGACAAAGAGACACGGGTACAGCTGCAAGGCCAATAG